From the genome of Saccopteryx bilineata isolate mSacBil1 chromosome 6, mSacBil1_pri_phased_curated, whole genome shotgun sequence, one region includes:
- the RHOB gene encoding rho-related GTP-binding protein RhoB, with translation MAAIRKKLVVVGDGACGKTCLLIVFSKDEFPEVYVPTVFENYVADIEVDGKQVELALWDTAGQEDYDRLRPLSYPDTDVILMCFSVDSPDSLENIPEKWVPEVKHFCPNVPIILVANKKDLRSDEHVRTELARMKQEPVRTDDGRAMAMRIQAYDYLECSAKTKEGVREVFETATRAALQKRYGSQNGCINCCKVL, from the coding sequence ATGGCGGCCATCCGCAAGAAGCTGGTGGTGGTGGGCGATGGCGCGTGCGGCAAGACGTGCCTGCTGATCGTGTTCAGTAAGGACGAGTTCCCCGAGGTTTACGTGCCCACTGTTTTCGAGAACTATGTGGCCGACATCGAGGTGGACGGCAAGCAGGTGGAGTTGGCGCTGTGGGATACGGCGGGTCAGGAGGACTACGATCGCCTGCGTCCGCTCTCCTACCCGGACACCGACGTGATTCTCATGTGCTTCTCGGTGGACAGCCCGGACTCGCTGGAGAACATCCCGGAGAAATGGGTGCCCGAGGTAAAGCACTTCTGCCCCAATGTGCCCATCATCCTGGTGGCCAACAAGAAAGACCTGCGCAGTGACGAGCACGTCCGCACAGAGCTGGCCCGCATGAAGCAGGAACCCGTGCGTACGGATGATGGCCGCGCCATGGCCATGCGCATCCAAGCCTACGACTACCTCGAGTGCTCCGCCAAGACCAAGGAGGGCGTGCGTGAGGTCTTCGAAACGGCCACGCGCGCCGCGCTGCAGAAGCGCTATGGCTCCCAGAACGGCTGCATCAACTGCTGCAAGGTGCTATGA